A stretch of Lepidochelys kempii isolate rLepKem1 chromosome 14, rLepKem1.hap2, whole genome shotgun sequence DNA encodes these proteins:
- the C14H17orf75 gene encoding protein Njmu-R1 isoform X3, with protein MLPSLQESVDGEERELESSEEGGGSAEERRPERYSNSYYCLYSYQGYSIPEFRVGCYYCLLQQEKLLETATVETNISPPEYVTCFLGGSEKGLELFRLELDIYVQGLKTNLDSEKSNLETYIKPYLRSWFEDSVCPIQRVVQLFQEKLTFLLHAALSYTPVEVKNSDERIKKDIHRFLSAASLQGLVQEGTMTSLCIAMTEEHHKSVVIDCSGPQPQFHNAGSNKFCDDWMQAFLNGAEGGNPFLFRQILENFKLKAIQDTNNLKRFIRQAEMNHYALFKCFVFLKNCGSGDVLLKIVKVEQAEMPEAKNVITVLEEFMRETAVA; from the exons ATGCTGCCATCTCTGCAGGAGTCTGtggatggggaggagagggagctggagagcagcgaGGAAGGGGGCGGCTCGGCAGAGGAGCGGAGGCCGGAGCGGTACAGTAATAGCTACTACTGTCTGTACAGCTACCAGGGCTACAG CATACCAGAATTTCGAGTTGGTTGTTATTACTGTCTTCTCCAACAAGAAAAGCTTCTAGAAACAGCAACAGTGGAAACAAACATCAGCCCTCCAGAGTATGTAACTTGTTTCTTAGGAGGCTCAGAGAAAGGGCTCGAGCT TTTCAGACTTGAGTTGGACATATATGTTCAAGGCCTGAAGACTAACCTTGATTCAGAG AAAAGTAACCTGGAGACTTATATTAAACCCTACCTAAGAAGTTGGTTTGAGGACTCTGTATGCCCTATCCAGAGGGTAGTGCAGCTCTTCCAGGAGAAACTCACCTTTTTGTTACATGCT gctttgaGTTACACTCCTGTTGAAGTTAAAAATTCAGATGAAAGAATAAAGAAAGATATTCACAG GTTTCTGAGCGCTGCCAGTCTCCAAGGTCTCGTTCAGGAAGGTACAATGACCTCCTTGTGTATAGCCATGACTGAGGAACATCACAAATCGGTGGTAATAGACTGTAGTGGACCACAGCCTCAGTTCCATAATGCAG GAAGCAACAAATTTTGTGACGACTGGATGCAGGCTTTTCTAAATGGTGCTGAAGGTGGAAATCCATTTCTCTTCCGGCAAATATTGGAGAACTTTAAATTGAAG GCCATACAAGACACTAACAACCTGAAGAGGTTTATTCGTCAGGCAGAAATGAACCATTATGCCTTGTTTAAGTGTTTTGTGTTTCTAAAGAACTGTGGCAGTGGAGATGTCCTTCTGAAGATTGTTAAAGTGGAGCAAGCAGAAATGCCAGAAGCCAAAAATGTAATAACTGTCCTTGAGGAATTCATGAGAGAAACGGCAGTAGCCTAA
- the C14H17orf75 gene encoding protein Njmu-R1 isoform X1 yields MLPSLQESVDGEERELESSEEGGGSAEERRPERYSNSYYCLYSYQGYSSSEQAVDSDDGSPSSAAPETPSAEDFSLSLVDTNLPAEAETELRSFIVKHLIKGALFEGMGNVASVELSIPEFRVGCYYCLLQQEKLLETATVETNISPPEYVTCFLGGSEKGLELFRLELDIYVQGLKTNLDSEKSNLETYIKPYLRSWFEDSVCPIQRVVQLFQEKLTFLLHAALSYTPVEVKNSDERIKKDIHRFLSAASLQGLVQEGTMTSLCIAMTEEHHKSVVIDCSGPQPQFHNAGSNKFCDDWMQAFLNGAEGGNPFLFRQILENFKLKAIQDTNNLKRFIRQAEMNHYALFKCFVFLKNCGSGDVLLKIVKVEQAEMPEAKNVITVLEEFMRETAVA; encoded by the exons ATGCTGCCATCTCTGCAGGAGTCTGtggatggggaggagagggagctggagagcagcgaGGAAGGGGGCGGCTCGGCAGAGGAGCGGAGGCCGGAGCGGTACAGTAATAGCTACTACTGTCTGTACAGCTACCAGGGCTACAG TTCATCAGAGCAGGCTGTTGACAGTGATGATGGAAGTCCAAGCAGTGCAGCACCAGAAACTCCCTCTGCTGAAGACTTTAG CCTGTCCTTGGTGGATACTAACTTACCAGCTGAAGCAGAGACAGAGTTACGCAGTTTTATTGTTAAGCATCTTATTAAAGGAGCACTTTTTGAGGGGATGGGTAATGTTGCATCTGTGGAGTTGAG CATACCAGAATTTCGAGTTGGTTGTTATTACTGTCTTCTCCAACAAGAAAAGCTTCTAGAAACAGCAACAGTGGAAACAAACATCAGCCCTCCAGAGTATGTAACTTGTTTCTTAGGAGGCTCAGAGAAAGGGCTCGAGCT TTTCAGACTTGAGTTGGACATATATGTTCAAGGCCTGAAGACTAACCTTGATTCAGAG AAAAGTAACCTGGAGACTTATATTAAACCCTACCTAAGAAGTTGGTTTGAGGACTCTGTATGCCCTATCCAGAGGGTAGTGCAGCTCTTCCAGGAGAAACTCACCTTTTTGTTACATGCT gctttgaGTTACACTCCTGTTGAAGTTAAAAATTCAGATGAAAGAATAAAGAAAGATATTCACAG GTTTCTGAGCGCTGCCAGTCTCCAAGGTCTCGTTCAGGAAGGTACAATGACCTCCTTGTGTATAGCCATGACTGAGGAACATCACAAATCGGTGGTAATAGACTGTAGTGGACCACAGCCTCAGTTCCATAATGCAG GAAGCAACAAATTTTGTGACGACTGGATGCAGGCTTTTCTAAATGGTGCTGAAGGTGGAAATCCATTTCTCTTCCGGCAAATATTGGAGAACTTTAAATTGAAG GCCATACAAGACACTAACAACCTGAAGAGGTTTATTCGTCAGGCAGAAATGAACCATTATGCCTTGTTTAAGTGTTTTGTGTTTCTAAAGAACTGTGGCAGTGGAGATGTCCTTCTGAAGATTGTTAAAGTGGAGCAAGCAGAAATGCCAGAAGCCAAAAATGTAATAACTGTCCTTGAGGAATTCATGAGAGAAACGGCAGTAGCCTAA
- the C14H17orf75 gene encoding protein Njmu-R1 isoform X2, translating to MLPSLQESVDGEERELESSEEGGGSAEERRPERYSNSYYCLYSYQGYSSSEQAVDSDDGSPSSAAPETPSAEDFSIPEFRVGCYYCLLQQEKLLETATVETNISPPEYVTCFLGGSEKGLELFRLELDIYVQGLKTNLDSEKSNLETYIKPYLRSWFEDSVCPIQRVVQLFQEKLTFLLHAALSYTPVEVKNSDERIKKDIHRFLSAASLQGLVQEGTMTSLCIAMTEEHHKSVVIDCSGPQPQFHNAGSNKFCDDWMQAFLNGAEGGNPFLFRQILENFKLKAIQDTNNLKRFIRQAEMNHYALFKCFVFLKNCGSGDVLLKIVKVEQAEMPEAKNVITVLEEFMRETAVA from the exons ATGCTGCCATCTCTGCAGGAGTCTGtggatggggaggagagggagctggagagcagcgaGGAAGGGGGCGGCTCGGCAGAGGAGCGGAGGCCGGAGCGGTACAGTAATAGCTACTACTGTCTGTACAGCTACCAGGGCTACAG TTCATCAGAGCAGGCTGTTGACAGTGATGATGGAAGTCCAAGCAGTGCAGCACCAGAAACTCCCTCTGCTGAAGACTTTAG CATACCAGAATTTCGAGTTGGTTGTTATTACTGTCTTCTCCAACAAGAAAAGCTTCTAGAAACAGCAACAGTGGAAACAAACATCAGCCCTCCAGAGTATGTAACTTGTTTCTTAGGAGGCTCAGAGAAAGGGCTCGAGCT TTTCAGACTTGAGTTGGACATATATGTTCAAGGCCTGAAGACTAACCTTGATTCAGAG AAAAGTAACCTGGAGACTTATATTAAACCCTACCTAAGAAGTTGGTTTGAGGACTCTGTATGCCCTATCCAGAGGGTAGTGCAGCTCTTCCAGGAGAAACTCACCTTTTTGTTACATGCT gctttgaGTTACACTCCTGTTGAAGTTAAAAATTCAGATGAAAGAATAAAGAAAGATATTCACAG GTTTCTGAGCGCTGCCAGTCTCCAAGGTCTCGTTCAGGAAGGTACAATGACCTCCTTGTGTATAGCCATGACTGAGGAACATCACAAATCGGTGGTAATAGACTGTAGTGGACCACAGCCTCAGTTCCATAATGCAG GAAGCAACAAATTTTGTGACGACTGGATGCAGGCTTTTCTAAATGGTGCTGAAGGTGGAAATCCATTTCTCTTCCGGCAAATATTGGAGAACTTTAAATTGAAG GCCATACAAGACACTAACAACCTGAAGAGGTTTATTCGTCAGGCAGAAATGAACCATTATGCCTTGTTTAAGTGTTTTGTGTTTCTAAAGAACTGTGGCAGTGGAGATGTCCTTCTGAAGATTGTTAAAGTGGAGCAAGCAGAAATGCCAGAAGCCAAAAATGTAATAACTGTCCTTGAGGAATTCATGAGAGAAACGGCAGTAGCCTAA